From Mycoplasmopsis gallinacea, the proteins below share one genomic window:
- a CDS encoding OppA family ABC transporter substrate-binding lipoprotein, giving the protein MKKYKFLLSSAIIATSFASPLAVISCGDEQVAAKDTLVINYQGNIPFNPLFLDNSTESQSSVKSDDILATISSAKLFRNQTITSPIIDPNKNGEVVKKGTYKFALDLAESITVYDAKEKSNTFNNDNVSESTFSSDFIYEQLYSEDPKSINSRFFKEKMQQAVKIEIKVRDNVYWSDNKGTKTKYKVVPEDFWFSWMRSYHIGHTNRENSYLDLFNNDVENLDEKQKQSKKAELAKKLSSFLDQKAMSRIGVNDRFNDQLFTNENLFTSNKVSVKLFRETNEDLNPLNAIKDGKLVFQTDEEASKNNGDFLTFWNLVLKDSNLFSAAPSQYIQESSQKPKFNETIDYQYSLEKNGEIKTLKAPIYGDKMVKKLGLYFYGVNGFEENLYASAYVPYQGSSKTNSLSFKKNPNYWDTKFVNSQKSLQTIKLNANVSDKSQKLNNFLNGENSILSSNDYSQNDLHKLNLSDLSKYNITYIQNINKNKSEGLTGTNITPAPNIITKDEVYSKDYENHAFNNVYAKLVYNATIDDIKRGFKKQTDDQTGYVFGSKSISSGLFETRSVSFRSLLNGAINWKWVAEKVNSDNSSQIIPWLTNAAPDALIGGNNQETSKVKSPRDAHETINTLKVILADGTVETLENNNNTKSYESANFELIKAEMKKLLDNFYKSLSADQRGQKVKWYIYNSRIINEKEREIYNQIINTIKSIDPRLEPVFVQLTTSEEITKALGEENGAGYNSIDQKIVYSYESGQSQYSFLDKITHGIGMSPFALWYKFSILNENDPLAVEFPGLYAFSKAMKEDFESKKYRLAKIYDPSVEGNYRDIVWDDLDKFNSFEEMQLYRNSVYDAKLNGWTYANKNGPAGIGYLIVDNKWLVHNINTSKEFAIRFLKSHTNETVVQLLQDLNIWRSFGIDIFKFIKTSSYLITHKDLDLVIPLDNVIYVQDYKVKSQK; this is encoded by the coding sequence ATGAAAAAATATAAATTTTTACTCTCATCAGCAATTATTGCAACATCTTTTGCTTCACCTTTAGCTGTTATTTCTTGTGGAGATGAGCAAGTTGCTGCTAAAGATACTTTAGTTATTAATTACCAAGGAAATATTCCTTTTAATCCTCTTTTTCTTGATAATTCAACGGAATCGCAAAGTAGTGTTAAAAGTGATGATATTTTAGCTACCATTTCAAGTGCAAAACTTTTCAGAAACCAAACAATTACTTCACCAATTATTGACCCAAATAAAAATGGTGAAGTTGTTAAAAAAGGAACTTACAAATTTGCTTTAGATTTAGCTGAATCAATTACTGTTTATGATGCTAAAGAAAAATCTAATACATTTAATAATGATAATGTTTCAGAATCGACATTTAGCTCAGATTTTATTTACGAACAACTATATTCAGAAGATCCAAAATCTATTAACAGTCGCTTTTTTAAAGAAAAAATGCAACAAGCTGTCAAAATCGAAATCAAAGTAAGAGATAATGTATATTGAAGTGATAACAAAGGAACTAAAACAAAATACAAAGTTGTGCCAGAAGATTTTTGATTCTCATGAATGCGTTCATATCACATTGGGCATACCAATAGAGAAAATTCTTATTTAGATTTATTTAATAATGATGTAGAAAATCTTGATGAAAAGCAAAAACAAAGTAAAAAAGCTGAATTAGCCAAAAAATTATCTAGTTTCCTTGATCAAAAAGCAATGAGTAGAATTGGGGTAAATGATAGATTCAATGATCAATTATTTACTAACGAAAACTTATTTACATCAAATAAAGTTTCAGTTAAGTTATTTAGAGAGACTAATGAAGATTTAAATCCGTTAAATGCAATCAAAGATGGTAAATTAGTTTTTCAAACAGATGAAGAAGCTTCTAAAAATAATGGTGACTTTTTAACTTTCTGAAATTTAGTACTTAAAGATTCGAATTTGTTTTCAGCAGCGCCAAGTCAATATATTCAAGAATCATCACAAAAACCTAAATTTAATGAAACAATTGACTACCAATACTCATTGGAAAAAAATGGAGAAATCAAAACCCTTAAAGCACCTATTTATGGTGATAAAATGGTTAAAAAACTTGGTCTTTACTTCTATGGTGTGAATGGGTTTGAAGAAAATCTTTATGCTAGCGCTTACGTTCCGTATCAAGGAAGTTCAAAAACTAATTCTTTATCATTTAAGAAAAATCCTAATTACTGAGATACAAAATTTGTAAATTCACAAAAATCTTTACAAACAATCAAATTAAATGCAAATGTTTCGGATAAATCTCAAAAATTAAATAACTTCCTTAATGGTGAAAATTCTATCTTAAGTTCTAATGATTATTCACAAAATGATTTACATAAACTTAATTTAAGCGATTTAAGTAAATACAACATTACTTACATTCAAAATATCAATAAAAACAAATCTGAAGGATTAACCGGAACAAACATCACACCAGCCCCAAATATTATCACTAAAGATGAAGTTTATAGCAAAGATTACGAAAACCACGCTTTTAACAATGTGTATGCTAAATTAGTATATAATGCAACAATTGATGATATCAAACGTGGATTTAAAAAGCAAACAGATGATCAAACCGGATATGTTTTTGGATCTAAATCAATTTCTAGTGGACTTTTTGAAACACGTTCTGTATCATTTAGAAGCTTACTTAACGGTGCAATTAACTGAAAATGAGTAGCTGAAAAAGTTAATTCAGATAATAGTTCACAAATTATTCCTTGATTAACAAATGCTGCACCAGATGCATTAATTGGTGGAAATAACCAAGAAACATCAAAAGTGAAATCTCCACGTGATGCTCATGAAACTATCAATACCTTAAAAGTAATTCTTGCTGATGGAACAGTAGAAACTTTAGAAAATAACAACAACACTAAATCATACGAAAGTGCAAATTTTGAGCTTATTAAAGCTGAAATGAAAAAATTACTTGATAATTTCTACAAATCTTTAAGTGCTGATCAAAGAGGTCAAAAAGTTAAATGATACATTTATAATTCAAGAATCATTAATGAAAAAGAAAGAGAAATTTATAATCAAATAATTAATACCATTAAATCAATTGACCCTAGATTAGAACCTGTTTTTGTTCAACTTACAACTTCAGAAGAAATTACCAAAGCTTTAGGTGAAGAAAATGGTGCTGGATATAACTCAATTGATCAAAAGATAGTTTATTCTTATGAAAGTGGGCAATCTCAATATTCATTTTTAGATAAAATAACTCACGGTATCGGAATGAGTCCATTTGCATTATGATATAAGTTTTCAATTTTAAATGAAAATGACCCATTAGCAGTTGAATTCCCTGGTTTATATGCTTTTTCTAAAGCTATGAAAGAAGATTTTGAATCTAAGAAATATAGATTAGCAAAAATTTATGACCCAAGTGTCGAGGGAAATTATCGTGATATTGTTTGAGATGATTTAGATAAATTTAATTCTTTTGAAGAGATGCAATTATATAGAAACAGTGTTTATGATGCAAAATTAAATGGTTGAACATATGCTAACAAAAATGGGCCTGCAGGAATTGGTTATTTAATAGTTGATAACAAATGACTTGTTCATAACATTAATACATCAAAAGAATTTGCAATTAGATTTTTAAAATCTCACACAAATGAAACAGTTGTACAACTTCTTCAAGATTTAAATATCTGAAGATCATTTGGTATCGACATCTTTAAATTTATTAAAACAAGCTCATACTTAATTACTCATAAAGACTTAGATTTAGTAATTCCGCTTGATAACGTAATTTATGTTCAAGACTATAAAGTTAAATCTCAAAAATAA
- a CDS encoding ABC transporter permease subunit: protein MFKTIKLNLKNKIFLLILKKFFLSITFVIAFTFLVHLILISLYPLPLNEEIKITSNEFGSINLVEQSKEYNLDKTAFTKSFLFLWKLITFSAIKFSQVDTSIAVFSNNDRNAWTYFVSNNEVNYLIIIFSQFLSFMIGYLLGVWAGYKKRSYIDYLINFFSVLFLSTSLLIVIPIVIHFEYLFGIIVNYNPKKISTFLFPIVTIVLISQSAIVKIVRGETIKGLLHPSYTYYKSLGFSEWSIFRKSILKNTIVALLPLFPFLLVGSLSSSVFLETYFNIPGNWKHIYGILIKKEIGPICVLIYLIVLSFSISYFACEVIRIILNPFVERSK from the coding sequence ATGTTCAAGACTATAAAGTTAAATCTCAAAAATAAAATCTTTTTATTAATTTTAAAAAAATTCTTTCTTTCTATTACTTTTGTTATAGCTTTTACTTTTTTAGTGCATTTAATTTTAATTTCTTTATACCCACTACCTTTAAATGAAGAAATTAAAATTACATCTAATGAATTTGGAAGCATAAATTTAGTGGAACAAAGTAAAGAATATAACTTAGATAAAACCGCATTTACTAAATCATTTCTTTTTCTGTGAAAATTAATTACTTTTAGTGCAATTAAATTTTCACAGGTAGATACAAGTATTGCGGTTTTTTCTAATAATGATCGTAATGCTTGAACTTACTTTGTATCTAACAATGAAGTTAATTACTTAATTATTATATTTAGTCAATTTTTAAGTTTTATGATAGGTTATTTACTAGGTGTGTGAGCAGGTTATAAAAAAAGAAGCTATATTGATTATTTAATTAACTTTTTTTCTGTTTTATTCTTATCAACTTCACTTTTAATTGTAATCCCAATTGTAATTCATTTTGAATACCTTTTTGGAATTATTGTAAATTACAACCCTAAAAAAATTTCAACCTTTCTTTTTCCGATTGTAACTATTGTATTAATTTCGCAATCAGCAATAGTAAAGATAGTGCGGGGTGAAACAATTAAAGGATTATTGCATCCTAGCTATACTTATTACAAAAGCTTAGGATTTTCAGAATGATCCATTTTTCGAAAATCTATTTTAAAAAATACTATTGTTGCTCTATTACCTTTATTTCCTTTTTTACTTGTAGGGAGTTTATCTTCAAGTGTATTTTTAGAAACTTATTTTAATATTCCTGGAAATTGAAAACATATTTACGGAATTTTAATTAAAAAAGAAATTGGACCAATTTGCGTTTTAATTTATTTAATTGTTTTATCGTTCTCAATTTCTTATTTTGCTTGTGAAGTAATTAGAATCATTTTAAATCCATTTGTAGAAAGAAGTAAATAA
- the era gene encoding GTPase Era translates to MKICFASIIGRPNVGKSSLLNAIIGYNVAIVTDVAQTTRDQITGIYTDDEYQIIFTDTPGIHKPLNKLGEHLNKSAYDTFKDIDVLLFLTPADQELGSGDEMILEKIKDVKNKIAVISKVDKVKSQPEKIVAKVDQLNKYNFNHIISTDVNNSKSINDVIKLIKSYAYEGEAQYDEDYLTDKSMRFLAKEIIREAAINALREELPHSIAVEVTEFVESDEHFDIEGIIYVKKASQKGMVIGAGASKIKEIGRNARIKMMHQFGVSVTLNLTVKIAKKWIDDEKTLSKFGYGRG, encoded by the coding sequence ATGAAGATTTGTTTTGCTTCAATTATTGGAAGACCTAACGTAGGTAAAAGTTCTCTTTTAAACGCTATTATTGGATATAATGTTGCGATTGTGACTGATGTAGCCCAAACCACAAGAGACCAAATTACAGGAATTTATACTGATGATGAATATCAAATAATTTTCACAGATACACCAGGTATTCACAAGCCTTTAAATAAACTAGGGGAACATTTAAACAAAAGTGCTTATGATACTTTTAAAGATATCGATGTACTTTTATTCTTAACACCTGCAGATCAAGAACTGGGTTCAGGTGATGAAATGATTTTAGAGAAAATTAAAGATGTAAAAAACAAAATTGCAGTTATTTCAAAGGTAGATAAAGTAAAATCTCAACCAGAAAAAATTGTTGCTAAAGTTGATCAATTAAATAAATACAACTTTAATCACATCATTTCAACAGATGTAAATAATTCTAAATCCATTAATGACGTTATAAAATTAATCAAATCATATGCTTATGAAGGGGAAGCACAATATGATGAAGATTACTTAACAGACAAATCAATGCGTTTTTTAGCTAAAGAAATCATTCGTGAAGCAGCTATTAATGCATTAAGAGAAGAACTACCACACTCAATTGCTGTTGAAGTTACTGAGTTTGTAGAAAGTGATGAACATTTTGATATTGAGGGAATCATTTATGTTAAAAAAGCTTCTCAAAAAGGGATGGTAATTGGGGCAGGTGCCTCTAAAATAAAAGAAATAGGTAGAAACGCACGTATAAAAATGATGCATCAATTTGGTGTTAGCGTAACTTTAAACTTAACTGTTAAAATTGCTAAAAAATGAATTGATGATGAAAAAACTTTATCTAAATTCGGTTATGGAAGAGGTTAG
- a CDS encoding MAG1140 family protein, producing MESNNKNYYLFFLFLFFLFGAILVFLFFIQIDKKEPAIVIFQNDELELKNINLGKEIQSSYNINFEIDSLHYQTKIEIINQSENTILIESDFLKEQMKLNNCYQCKVFLTLKRVNFFTFLFNL from the coding sequence ATGGAATCAAATAACAAAAACTATTATTTATTCTTTCTTTTCTTATTTTTTCTTTTTGGAGCTATTTTAGTTTTCTTATTTTTTATTCAAATAGATAAAAAAGAACCTGCGATAGTTATTTTTCAAAATGATGAATTGGAGCTAAAGAATATCAATTTAGGTAAAGAAATTCAAAGCAGCTACAATATTAATTTTGAAATAGACTCTTTGCATTATCAAACCAAAATTGAGATTATTAATCAAAGTGAAAATACCATTTTAATTGAATCAGATTTTCTCAAAGAGCAAATGAAACTCAATAATTGCTATCAGTGTAAGGTGTTTCTTACTTTAAAAAGAGTTAATTTCTTTACTTTTCTCTTTAATTTGTAA
- a CDS encoding Mbov_0121 family peptidase domain-containing ABC transporter: MKAKQISSNECALIVLSFFIKKFTKQKISIEKLKDESNLSSKGLSLSELKELASSNNLEVNFFKCSADNLQKLESDEFPFATIIRENNFNHMVILHKIRKGKVYFYDPKKGDVKMKLEDFEIIYQNVVLEFKLNKDFQKIAPKQKAQKSKVKLSFLSTKISVFYFCVLMIDFLVTLGIAYANKLFFGILIEKSMLYLALSLFLILFWFILFNAYLKSFITKKLYQYSFNQFCLAKKESFLNLFTLNNKRFQKYDELEIYQRMQNYEFFIFYKLTFKSDVLADFLSFVISGVIFYLTNIYLISIVVIYCIFSLIICFFIKTNYDQNYRQIINNKLKEGNDFNNLSFSFKVNNDPILNETLLKKWLNQNNNSYKIVSNFYSNNINYGSIEGFLSIIAPIFILLIGAILTWHNKLSKTELIFFLTGASLFIKPVKNVTSHLQTYKKYKDCLEVLRIFEHNSKDIDEKNKSSLVFEQRIENIKISYLGYKFSSYKKLNIDNLIIDQKCIFEGNNGCGKTTLSKILSGVNDFDEGEILINNQIVRPFENNLVKQKIALIDSNEQKMSISLTQYLSVDNLNQFHSLLKETKLDILLSKVGIYDFETTMINELSKGQLQFVKLLKLFIFEYDVIIFDEAFENLSIEIFQIFQKYFQILLASKIVVEISHNQRYIFPSSKRITINGIK; encoded by the coding sequence ATGAAAGCAAAACAAATTTCTTCTAATGAATGCGCACTTATTGTGCTATCATTTTTTATCAAAAAATTTACCAAGCAAAAAATTTCAATTGAAAAGCTTAAAGATGAATCTAACCTTTCTTCTAAAGGACTAAGTCTTTCTGAATTAAAAGAATTAGCAAGTAGCAACAATCTTGAAGTAAATTTCTTTAAATGCTCTGCTGATAATTTACAAAAACTTGAAAGTGATGAATTTCCTTTTGCAACGATTATTAGGGAAAATAATTTCAATCATATGGTAATATTACACAAAATAAGGAAAGGAAAAGTGTATTTTTATGACCCTAAAAAAGGTGATGTCAAAATGAAACTTGAAGATTTTGAAATCATTTATCAAAACGTAGTTCTTGAATTTAAACTAAATAAAGATTTCCAAAAGATAGCTCCAAAACAAAAAGCTCAAAAATCCAAAGTAAAACTAAGTTTTTTAAGCACAAAAATCAGTGTTTTTTATTTTTGTGTTTTAATGATTGATTTTTTAGTTACTTTAGGAATTGCTTATGCAAATAAACTCTTTTTTGGAATTTTGATTGAAAAATCAATGCTTTATTTAGCCTTATCTCTTTTTCTGATCTTATTTTGATTTATTCTTTTCAATGCTTATTTAAAATCATTTATCACTAAGAAACTATACCAGTATAGCTTTAATCAATTTTGCCTGGCTAAAAAAGAAAGTTTTCTCAATTTATTTACTTTAAATAACAAGCGCTTTCAAAAATATGATGAATTGGAAATTTACCAAAGAATGCAAAATTATGAATTTTTCATTTTTTATAAACTTACATTTAAAAGTGATGTTTTAGCTGATTTTCTTTCTTTTGTAATTTCTGGAGTTATTTTTTATCTTACTAACATTTATTTAATTTCAATAGTCGTCATTTACTGCATCTTTTCATTAATAATTTGCTTTTTTATCAAAACAAATTACGACCAAAACTATAGACAAATCATTAATAACAAATTAAAAGAAGGAAATGACTTTAATAATTTATCATTCAGTTTCAAAGTTAACAATGACCCAATTTTAAATGAAACTCTACTTAAAAAATGATTAAATCAAAACAATAATTCTTACAAAATAGTCTCAAATTTTTACTCAAATAACATTAATTATGGCTCAATTGAAGGTTTTCTTTCAATTATTGCACCTATTTTCATTTTACTAATTGGAGCAATTCTAACTTGACATAATAAATTATCGAAAACAGAGCTTATCTTCTTTTTAACAGGTGCATCTTTATTTATTAAACCGGTAAAGAATGTTACATCTCATTTACAAACTTATAAAAAATATAAGGATTGCCTTGAAGTTTTAAGAATTTTTGAACATAATTCAAAAGATATTGATGAGAAAAATAAAAGTTCTTTAGTTTTTGAACAAAGAATTGAAAACATCAAAATTAGCTATTTAGGATACAAATTTTCTAGTTATAAAAAGTTAAATATAGACAATCTCATAATTGATCAAAAATGCATTTTTGAAGGTAATAATGGATGCGGAAAAACTACTTTATCGAAAATTTTATCCGGAGTGAATGATTTTGACGAAGGAGAAATTCTTATTAACAATCAAATTGTAAGACCTTTTGAGAATAACTTAGTTAAACAAAAAATTGCTTTAATTGATTCTAATGAGCAAAAAATGTCTATTTCTTTAACTCAGTATTTATCAGTTGATAATTTAAATCAATTCCATTCGCTTTTGAAAGAAACCAAATTAGATATTCTTTTAAGCAAAGTGGGCATTTATGATTTTGAAACAACTATGATTAATGAACTTTCAAAAGGTCAGCTTCAATTTGTAAAGCTGCTTAAATTATTTATTTTTGAATACGATGTAATTATTTTTGATGAAGCTTTTGAGAACTTATCAATAGAGATTTTTCAAATTTTTCAAAAGTATTTTCAAATTCTTTTAGCTTCAAAAATAGTTGTTGAAATTTCACATAATCAAAGATATATTTTCCCAAGTTCAAAAAGGATAACAATCAATGGAATCAAATAA
- the cdd gene encoding cytidine deaminase has translation MDILKLKKLLDKSYAPYSNFRVAAIAIDNDGNEYYGVNVENAAYPSGLCAERSALFGSVAYGGVVGNFKEIHIISQKDDYISPCAGCRQVMTEFMPLDAKVYQYKNDGSSARISTVEELVPFSIRAKDIK, from the coding sequence ATGGATATTTTAAAATTAAAAAAATTACTTGATAAATCATATGCACCATATTCTAATTTTAGAGTAGCTGCAATTGCAATTGATAATGATGGAAATGAATACTATGGGGTAAATGTTGAAAATGCAGCATACCCATCTGGACTTTGTGCTGAAAGAAGCGCTCTTTTTGGTTCAGTAGCATATGGGGGAGTGGTTGGAAACTTCAAAGAAATACACATTATTAGTCAAAAAGATGATTATATTAGCCCATGTGCTGGATGTAGACAAGTCATGACTGAATTTATGCCTTTAGATGCCAAAGTTTATCAATACAAAAACGATGGAAGCAGCGCTAGAATTTCAACAGTAGAAGAACTTGTTCCATTTAGCATTAGAGCAAAGGATATTAAATAA